The following coding sequences are from one Paraburkholderia caballeronis window:
- a CDS encoding sigma-70 family RNA polymerase sigma factor, which produces MAAVPSDVRQDVHALYREHHGWLQSWLRRKLENTFDAPDLAQDTFVRVLTAWGRGRPPELREPRAYLTTVARHVLLNHYRRLSLEKAFLATLASLPEAETPSVEDRLVILETLHDIDAMLDRLAPKVRTAFLLAQLEGLPYADIALRMQVNVRTVKRYMATAYEECLLLTP; this is translated from the coding sequence ATGGCCGCCGTGCCTTCAGACGTGCGACAGGACGTGCACGCGCTTTACCGGGAGCACCACGGCTGGCTGCAGTCCTGGCTGCGCAGAAAACTCGAAAACACGTTCGACGCGCCCGATCTCGCGCAGGACACGTTCGTGCGCGTGCTCACCGCGTGGGGCCGCGGCCGGCCGCCCGAACTGCGCGAGCCGCGCGCGTACCTGACGACGGTCGCGCGCCACGTGCTGCTCAATCACTACCGGCGGCTGTCGCTCGAAAAGGCGTTCCTCGCGACGCTCGCCAGCCTGCCGGAAGCCGAAACGCCGTCCGTGGAGGATCGGCTCGTGATCCTCGAAACGCTGCACGACATCGATGCGATGCTCGACCGGCTCGCGCCGAAGGTCCGCACCGCGTTCCTGCTCGCGCAGCTCGAAGGCCTCCCCTACGCCGACATCGCGCTGCGGATGCAGGTGAACGTGCGCACGGTGAAACGCTACATGGCGACCGCCTACGAAGAATGCCTGCTGCTGACACCGTGA